A single genomic interval of Sphingobacteriales bacterium harbors:
- a CDS encoding aconitate hydratase: MSVFDLDLIKQVYAQMPQRIAAARKMLGRALTVSEKIMYSHLWQNEQPASPHQRGIDYVDFAPDRVAMQDATAQMALLQFMMCGRPKVAVPSTVHCDHLIQAKTGANTDLAAALDKNKEVFDFLASVSNKYGIGFWKPGAGIIHQVVLENYAFPGGMMVGTDSHTVNAGGLGMVAIGVGGADAVDVMSGMAWELLMPKLIGVKLTGKLSGWASPKDVILKVAGILTVEGGTGAIVEYFGPGANAISCTGKGTICNMGAEIGATTSIFEYDKAMSRYLRATGRAEIADLADEIADCLASDAEVHNNPEKYYDRVVEIDLSTLEPYINGPYTPDLAWPLSQFAKAVKENNYPQKLEVGLIGSCTNSSYEDLTRAASIAKQAKAKNLKTKAEFTITPGSEQVRYTVERDGLLDIFESIGGVVLANACGPCIGQWARHIDDTNRANSIITSFNRNFAKRNDGLSATRAFVASPEIVTALAIAGDLCFNPLTDTLINEDGLAVTLDPPVGEELPAKGFDVEDAGYQKPASDGSNINVVVKPDSERLQLLAGFAAWDNKNLSGLKLLLKVKGKCTTDHISMAGPWLKFRGHLDNISNNMLISATNAFNGQPDMVQNQLTGEFGPVPATARAYKAAGIGTIVVGEFNYGEGSSREHAAMEPRHLGVRAVLVKSFARIHETNLKKQGMLALTFVNHADYDKIRQDDTIDILGLEHFEPGKNFTIALHHSDGSTESFEVKQMYNQAQWEWFKAGSALNLIRKQIAG, from the coding sequence ATGTCAGTATTCGATTTAGACCTTATTAAGCAGGTGTATGCACAAATGCCACAACGCATTGCCGCCGCCCGCAAAATGCTTGGCCGTGCGCTAACCGTTTCAGAAAAAATTATGTATAGCCATCTTTGGCAAAACGAGCAGCCAGCTTCGCCCCACCAGCGCGGCATTGACTACGTTGATTTTGCCCCCGACCGCGTTGCGATGCAAGATGCAACTGCACAAATGGCTTTATTGCAATTTATGATGTGTGGCCGTCCTAAAGTAGCTGTTCCAAGTACCGTGCATTGCGACCACTTAATACAAGCTAAAACAGGCGCCAATACCGACCTTGCCGCCGCCTTAGATAAAAATAAAGAAGTTTTTGATTTTTTAGCCTCCGTATCAAATAAATATGGTATTGGGTTTTGGAAGCCCGGCGCAGGCATTATCCACCAGGTTGTGCTTGAAAACTACGCTTTTCCGGGGGGCATGATGGTTGGCACCGACTCGCATACCGTTAATGCCGGAGGTTTGGGCATGGTAGCTATTGGCGTTGGTGGTGCCGACGCCGTTGATGTAATGAGTGGAATGGCTTGGGAATTGCTAATGCCCAAACTAATTGGGGTAAAACTTACCGGAAAATTATCGGGGTGGGCTTCGCCAAAAGATGTGATATTAAAAGTAGCCGGCATTTTAACTGTCGAAGGGGGTACGGGTGCCATCGTAGAATATTTTGGCCCCGGAGCCAATGCTATTTCTTGTACCGGAAAAGGTACAATTTGTAATATGGGTGCCGAAATTGGCGCAACAACCTCTATATTTGAATACGACAAAGCCATGAGCCGCTACCTTCGTGCTACCGGCAGAGCCGAAATTGCCGACCTTGCCGATGAAATTGCCGACTGCCTTGCCAGCGATGCCGAAGTACATAATAATCCGGAAAAATACTACGACCGCGTTGTCGAAATTGACCTCTCAACCCTCGAACCATATATTAACGGTCCCTATACTCCCGACTTGGCTTGGCCACTATCGCAATTTGCCAAAGCTGTTAAAGAAAACAATTACCCCCAAAAACTTGAAGTGGGACTTATAGGCTCGTGTACCAACAGTAGCTACGAAGACCTTACCCGCGCTGCGAGCATAGCTAAGCAAGCCAAAGCAAAAAATCTTAAAACCAAAGCTGAGTTTACCATAACCCCCGGCTCTGAACAAGTGCGTTATACCGTTGAGCGCGATGGCCTGCTCGATATTTTTGAAAGTATTGGCGGCGTAGTATTGGCCAACGCCTGCGGCCCCTGCATTGGGCAATGGGCAAGGCATATTGACGACACCAACCGAGCCAATAGTATTATCACCTCGTTTAACCGCAATTTTGCAAAACGCAACGATGGCTTAAGCGCAACGCGCGCATTTGTAGCCTCGCCCGAAATTGTTACCGCCCTTGCTATTGCCGGAGACCTTTGCTTTAACCCCTTAACCGACACCCTAATTAACGAAGATGGCCTTGCCGTAACCTTAGACCCACCTGTAGGCGAAGAGCTTCCGGCAAAAGGTTTTGATGTTGAAGATGCAGGTTACCAAAAACCCGCCTCCGATGGTAGCAATATAAACGTGGTGGTAAAACCCGATAGCGAACGCCTGCAACTTTTAGCGGGATTTGCAGCATGGGACAACAAAAATTTATCCGGATTAAAACTGCTCCTAAAAGTAAAAGGCAAATGCACCACCGACCATATTTCAATGGCTGGCCCATGGCTTAAATTCCGCGGCCATTTAGACAATATATCGAATAATATGCTAATTAGTGCCACCAATGCCTTCAACGGCCAACCAGATATGGTGCAAAACCAACTTACCGGAGAATTTGGCCCTGTACCCGCTACCGCACGCGCCTATAAAGCCGCTGGCATTGGAACTATTGTGGTGGGCGAGTTTAACTACGGCGAAGGCAGCAGCCGCGAACATGCCGCCATGGAACCCCGACATTTAGGCGTACGCGCAGTATTGGTAAAATCGTTTGCCCGTATTCACGAAACAAACCTTAAAAAACAAGGTATGTTAGCCCTAACTTTTGTAAACCACGCCGACTACGACAAAATCAGGCAAGATGATACTATAGATATTTTAGGGCTTGAGCATTTTGAACCCGGAAAAAACTTTACCATAGCCCTGCATCATAGCGATGGCAGCACCGAAAGTTTTGAAGTAAAACAAATGTATAACCAAGCCCAATGGGAGTGGTTTAAGGCTGGCAGCGCCTTAAATTTAATCCGGAAACAAATTGCCGGATAA
- a CDS encoding transposase has translation MPKRYLFVDMLRAKQHKVFAQTASKGKSSMGWFFGFKLHLIVNHKGQIVDFALTTGQVADNSKDLLNKLLEKISGTLFGDKGYLTTLWNNFLKKD, from the coding sequence ATGCCAAAGCGCTACCTGTTTGTGGACATGCTGCGAGCCAAGCAACATAAAGTTTTTGCTCAAACCGCCTCGAAAGGAAAATCTTCTATGGGGTGGTTTTTCGGCTTTAAGCTCCACCTGATAGTCAATCACAAAGGACAAATCGTGGACTTTGCTTTGACTACAGGACAGGTGGCAGACAATAGTAAAGACCTCTTAAACAAGCTATTAGAGAAAATATCAGGCACATTGTTTGGCGATAAAGGCTATTTGACTACCTTATGGAACAACTTTTTGAAAAAGGACTAA
- a CDS encoding T9SS type A sorting domain-containing protein, translated as MKFDGTNWTTYTTAEGLAYNIVFSVAIDAEGNKWFGTGAGVSKLDDSNTAVSITNNPAAVQVFPNPTNEVLYLSGIENARVQIFYLAGKLLLNLPSVNNQINVKNLPNGIYTIQISNQNQATACKFVKQ; from the coding sequence TTGAAATTTGACGGCACCAACTGGACGACCTATACCACCGCAGAAGGTTTAGCCTATAATATCGTTTTTTCCGTTGCCATTGATGCGGAAGGAAACAAATGGTTTGGCACTGGCGCCGGAGTATCTAAACTTGATGATAGCAATACCGCCGTTTCAATAACCAACAACCCCGCTGCCGTTCAGGTTTTCCCCAACCCAACAAACGAAGTTTTGTATCTATCCGGAATAGAAAATGCAAGGGTTCAAATTTTTTACTTAGCAGGCAAATTGCTACTAAATTTACCTTCTGTCAATAATCAAATCAATGTAAAAAATTTACCAAACGGCATTTACACCATTCAAATTTCAAACCAAAACCAGGCAACTGCTTGTAAATTTGTAAAACAATAA